A genome region from Mercenaria mercenaria strain notata chromosome 11, MADL_Memer_1, whole genome shotgun sequence includes the following:
- the LOC128546815 gene encoding uncharacterized protein LOC128546815, translated as MPKSETKKQQSIYCRQEYSHDTIVFNPAIPVESLKMIRPNNVDSITVTYISPRNSRPKPVVEDEKPQKLVRFPQQPYAVEVVIKVTRDDRNEPMSFQVSIWACYEVVTETTPSVPTASSPSTTSVVSTSSVYTSAPSSSSSYTGSTSSSSPYTSTTVFSSVHMVLQAAHLLTLLQCL; from the exons ATGCCGAAATCTGAGACCAAGAAACAACAATCCATTTACTGTAGACAGGAATACAGTCACGATACGATCGTCTTTAACCCGGCTATTCCAGTAGAATCGTTGAAAATGATTAGACCTAACAACGTGGACAGTATCACAGTTACATATATAAGTCCGAGAAATAGCAGGCCAAAACCTGTTGTTGAg GACGAAAAGCCGCAAAAGCTTGTACGTTTCCCGCAACAGCCATATGCTGTGGAGGTAGTGATCAAGGTAACAAGAGACGATCGCAACGAACCGATGTCTTTCCAAGTATCTATATGGGCATGTTATGAAGTTGTCACTGAGACGACGCCTTCAGTTCCGACAGCATCCTCGCCATCTACCACCTCTGTGGTCAGTACATCCTCTGTCTACACGTCTGCACCATCATCGAGCTCTTCTTATACTGGTTCTACAAGCAGCTCGTCTCCTTACACTTCTACAACCGTCTTCAGCTCTGTTCATATGGTTCTACAAGCAGCTCACCTACTTACACTTCTTCAATGTCTTTAA